The following proteins come from a genomic window of Mercenaria mercenaria strain notata unplaced genomic scaffold, MADL_Memer_1 contig_4671, whole genome shotgun sequence:
- the LOC128554046 gene encoding multiple epidermal growth factor-like domains protein 10 translates to MTELVNTSMSSTVHNWTSDHAIDGNVGPDPDVCNCCSGTQNSQISWWMVDMGKRFPVNLITVYSRRNEQTFQQLTDFQLYFANGTMAYSYVLIGNNTRKVLGSKHELTFPSVVTRYIKIQRPGILTLCEVRVYKGECPVGTFGDECLQRCHCADERACDAITGHCQSPACKTGWIGIACNKQCPQDTFGDKCTETCFCAEGTCTNNYGICHGKCRSGYTGSHCNEVEVIKTENKTDVRSSSEYRSAQIIGVAVGGSTAVLFVIVAISFIIYKYRKRNSTSDSKHDYATPDITHAQVETEYDTLDNLNDNQGQGNNSYENERVSAF, encoded by the exons ATGACAGAACTGGTCAATACGAGTATGTCATCGACGGTTCATAACTGGACATCAGATCATGCAATTGATGGTAATGTAGGCCCAGACCCTGACGTCTGCAACTGCTGTAGCGGCACACAAAACTCTCAAATATCATGGTGGATGGTAGATATGGGCAAACGGTTCCCAGTAAATCTCATTACAGTGTACAGCAGACGTAATG AACAAACGTTTCAGCAACTGACAGATTTTCAACTTTACTTTGCCAACGGCACCATGGCATATTCATATGTTTTAATCGGAAACAATACTAGAAAGGTTTTAGGCAGCAAGCATGAACTAACATTTCCAAGTGTTGTAACGAGATACATCAAAATACAGAGGCCTGGCATATTGACATTGTGCGAAGTTCGTGTTTACAAAGGGG AATGTCCGGTTGGAACGTTCGGGGACGAATGCCTACAAAGATGTCACTGTGCAGATGAGCGAGCATGTGATGCAATAACAGGTCATTGCCAGTCACCTGCCTGCAAAACAGGATGGATTGGGATAGCATGCAACAAAC AATGTCCACAAGATACCTTTGGAGATAAATGCACTGAAACGTGTTTTTGTGCGGAGGGTACATGTACCAATAATTACGGAATATGCCATGGTAAATGCCGATCCGGATACACTGGTTCACACTGTAATGAAG tcgaagttattaaaactgaaaataagacAGACGTTCGCAGTAGCAGTGAGTATCGTTCTGCCCAAATAATTGGAGTAGCAGTTGGTGGTTCTACAGCAGTTTTGTTTGTGATTGTAGCAATAAGTTTCATCATATATAAATACAGAAAGAGAAACAG TACAAGTGATAGCAAACATGATTACGCAACACCAGACATCACTCATGCACAGGTGGAAACAGAATATGACACATTAGACAACTTGAATG acaatCAAGGCCAAGGCAACAACAGTTACGAAAATGAGAGAGTCAGTGCCTTTTGA